CGTATCAAGTTTACGCTCTCTCTTTTCCGTTAAAAAATGGCTTTTGTTACGATATATTTATGTACGCTCTTACAATTTTTGTTGTTGATTTTTTAGTGCTTTCCGAAAGTATAAGCCATACTCAATCGTGGACACACTAAATTGCAGCTGTATTGGAAAGGAAAGGAATTTTTTTATGTTAGAGCGTATATACACTGGCAACCGTTGAAGTCCTTGGCTGCCTCTGCATCTTCCTGGTGCttgaaaaatttatagaaaagcgTTTGGGCCATGAAAAGAACAAACAAAATTCATAAACCACGCAATCAAGAAAATAGCATGAAAATAAAAGGTGCTTTCTGTAAAATTACTGAAATGATTATAGTTATCCTTTTCTTGGCCACTAGAAAGTATAAAACGGTCAAATCACCTGCAGCAGCTGCTGGTTTAGGCGTTTCACGCATTAAAGGACTGGTAAGCGTTACGCTGACAGTCACGCTGCCTCCAGAAACGGTTAAAGCAGCTGACTCCGGATGTTTCCCAACGTTGTAAGTATCCTCTGGTGCAACAATCTTCAACTGAGCCGGAAGAATTTCAGCAACTTTATTTAACAGTGTtctgtaaagaaaaaagaaacttagCAAAGGTATGAATTATGTATAAATAATGCTGCAACACTTTCTGCAACTAACCGTGTCGGTTTCTCTGCGCACAGAACTACAAGACAAACATGGTTATCGCCGGATAGTAGAAGTCCTTTTGCCAAATTGCCAACACGCATTACACCCCTGAGTATTCTtgaatcttctttttctttttggaacGAAAACAGATTGCCATCACTACCATCTTCTTTCTGCGGTGTTGTACTTTTCTTCTTATCAGGTTCTTCTTTTGCTTTTACTGCATCTGTATTTGGTTGCTGTTGTTGTACAGGCGTACTTGTAGCTGTTGGTGCAGCATTGGTAGTAGGTGGTGTAGTTTTTTTGCCTGTAGTTAAAAAGACAATTTTCATCAAATCCTTAATAAGAACTAAAAAGTCAGAAatcaatgttaaaaaaaaaaaactaataataATTACCGGCTTCTGCTAAGGTATCAGACACAAACTTCAAAGCTTTTTCAGTGTCTGAAACAATTTTCTGAACTGCCAGCAGTTCCTGTTCCTTAGGATAAATAGTTGTATGATGAGCCAACACATGTTTGTCATCGGACGAATCCGGCCTCCTCTGAGGACCAGGGAACATCATCATCGGTGGTGGTCCTGGGAAAGGACGCGGCATTGGTGGAGCTCCTGGTCCACGTCCATATCGTCGATACCATTCATAGTATTCACATTCTTCTTCGTAACGTCGTCTTTCTTCCCAATACATCATTTCTTCATCCATCATTGGGCCCATTGGTCCTAATTGATTAATTTCTTCCCTACGACGTAAATATTCATCCCGCATCTGTTGTCTACGTAGCTTTTCCTCtaacatttttctttgttttaagCTCGGTTTCATATCAACAACCAAATCAGGATTAACTTTTTTCTTATAAGCAAACCTATGCCGTCTTCCTTTCATATGCATATCTTTGGCATTAGGATCATTAAATCTGCATTCACAAAGTTTGCAATTGAAGCTGATGATCTTTCCATCTTCTGATTTATTTTCCTCTATATATTCTTGACCAACTGGTTGAATATCTTTTTCATCAACAGCTGCTTCTTCTACAGCTTCTTCTGTTGCAGTTTCTTCTGTTTTAGCTTCTGCAGTTTGATTTTGATTTACAGTTCCCAAATTTCCAGCTGTGAACATTGTACcattacattattatatacatGTTTGTTAGAACTACTCTaacattttatacaaatattaatatcaaATGTGTTTACATGTAAAATCTTATGtgcaaagaaaaaacaaaagatAAAAAGAATATACTTACAagcaacaaaattaattttagggGTAGCTGTTACTGTAGGCTTTTTGGCTCCTGCAGTTTTAGCAGCAGCTGCTGGTTTTGGATTCAGGACAGTTGGATCCGCGCTTGGTATAGGTTTCCCAAGTTTAGTATGTAACTTCACAACCTTCTGATGCTTAGCACCTCTGATGTGAGCAGCATATGCATCGTTTCCAGTACAAGTAACATCACAAAGTTCGCAACGTAGACTGTTGCCTGCTCCGCGTGCTGGTGGTTGCTGTGGCACCTTCTGAGAAGCTTCCTTCTTCTTGTGCTTTTGACCCTCCAGATGCTCACGGTATGTTTGAGGTCCAGCACAGCTGATCTTACAGACATCGCAATAGTGTAGCTGTTGAGGTTTGGGGGGCTGCTTGGGCCGCATTGCCTTCATCCCTCCCCCTCCAGCGCCAAATGCCTTCCGTCCGTAGCCCTGCCAACCTCCAGTCTTCTGGTTAGTCGAATTGCTGTTTGCACTCTGTTGGGCTACATACATAGTCGCAGCGCTATATAGCGCTGCGTCGTAGCCGGAATACGTTGTACTCGCCGTTTCTAAGGGAAATGAAATTGAAACCTCAAACTTTGGAGGAGTCAATTCTTTGTATTCGTGGAACCATTCTACTAACTTGTATCCATCAAAACGAGTATTTTATAGTTTTTCGAACTATTTGCAAAGTATACTGTGCAATATTCAAGTCTATAAAATTTTCAACTTGTATTACTTCTCTTAACActcaaaaatattcaattccacTAAATTTTCAAACCATATCATGGTTTAAAATATTAGTAGAATTACATACTTCATCTGTGTGCATCAATTTTAATAGCCAGAGGATCAATTTCATATTATTAGTGCCTACATCACGGTTAACAGGACATTTACAGAGGATTTTGAATTTGGCGAAAAATATTAAcatataaacatgtaaaaacgatGCAATAAAAACTTACTATTTGTTGCTGTCGATGGTGTAGCAGCTGGAGTAGCTGGTGCTGTATATCCTGAAGAATAGGTTGCACTTTGGGTAGGATTAGATTGCTGATAAGCTGTACTCGATGCTTGGTATGTTTTAGCTTGTCCAGTAGTAGTAGCTTGTCTTGCTGTGCCTGTGTAAGCACTGGTTGTACTATACGCTGGTTTTGCAGCTTGGTAGTGTGTCTCTGTAGTAGTATAAGTAGCAGCGGCTGCTGCAGGTTGCTGATAATAAGTTTTAGTAGCGTCGTAGGTAGCTGCAGGTGCAGCACGTCCGTAACCGTAATCGTATGTTTGAGCCGCAGTACCAGGATTAGCAGCTAtagcaaaaaaaaacacatgatATTAGATGGAATTGTGAACTTTTTGTTATCAATATCCAAAACGTTAATATCTAATGAAATAAAGGGGTGCAaaaaaatcgaataaattaagaaaaatcatCTTACCAGCGTAAGTGGTCCCTGTAGCGGCTGCAGCGGCGGCCGCTTGATAAGTTTCGTAACCTGTAGCCGTGACGGCAGCGGGTCGTTGAGTGTACGTGGCGGCGGTTGCCGCTGGAGTTACTGCGTATCCCGCTTGACCAGTTTGATAAGCGGCTGCGCTGGTCGCTCTAttcgaaagaataaataaattttattacggaCAAGATATAGAAAGAAAATTGGAAACGGGCAAAACGAAAAAGACCTCTATCGGATCCGTGCCCGGGAGAGACGCTCGATGGACGCTCTAACTCTCAGCAAGAAATGGCGGCCAAGCCGGCTGGGCTCTCGCGTGCACCGATTTTAACGAACAATTAATACTCCCGCCAACGTAGTTACCGTCACGATTTTTCGATAAACTTAACACTAGCTACTTAATAATTATGGTATGCAATCGATTTCGTACCCATATTGCGTTCCGCCGTGAGTAAACCCAAAATAATTGTTCTGAGCCATCCTTCCTCGCAGAGAATCCCGGAAAGAAGGACAATGGAGGAAGTTGTAGGGCGTGCCACGAACTCGATAGAATGGCGGCGCTGCCGCGGCTCCTATTGGTTATTCTGTTGGAGCCGGGCGCAACAATTGCAAGAATGCCGCGCCCTCAGTGGCCGCTTCCACGAGAACCCTGCGTCGTCCTCCGACAAACTACCTCCGCGCAAATCAACGCGCTACCGTACTAGCCAGAGAAACTACCGCGAGAAAGTATTCACGAAGCGGACAGGTGTATGCGGTTAATTGGAACTTAACTTACTGCGTTTTTCTCGTTATCTCCGGTTTCCGGGGTAGTATGTAGTTTGCGAAATTTTCGCGGCTGGTGCGTGTTGCGACGAACGTCCGGCGTGCGCAAGGAAGGGCTACTTTGCCGGCGACGCGTGCGTTCAACGAGTTTTTTCGACGCCCCCTAGTAGTAACTACTCCTATCGTTGAAATTGAAGCGCTCTCTAGTAGATTCTACTACCAATTCTAATGGAATTCTTTTCCGTTTGCACAACAGGATTTTGACGCAGCAACAGTCTTCTCTAACACATCAATGCATAGttgaagtaatatttttttatcgtacaATGTCAGCATACGTCTTACCATCAGAATTCTCAAACAGAGATCAtgccaaatatttaataaaggtTCTACAAATCTTGCCCAGTGATTTCGAGTCTTATGATTCTTCCAGGCTTACTATAGCATTTTTTGCTATATTAGGTTTAGACTTATTAAACAGCTTACATGACCTtagtaaagaaacaaaattagaaGCAATAGAATGGATCTATAGGCTTCAAGTTACTGGAGCTGGACCACGTTCTGGTTTTCAACCATCTACAACGATACCAAAGGATATTCCAGAATTTCAGTGTGGTCATTTAGCAATGACATATGTTGGATTGGCTACACTTTTAATTCTTGAAGATGACTTAGTCAGAGTAGATAAAAAATCCATTATTGAAGGAGTACAAGCTTGTCAGAATCCAGACGGATCATTTAAAGCTCTCATAACAGGAAGTGAAAGTGATATGCGATTTCTTTATTGTGCCTGTTGTATATCTATGATCTTAAACGATTGGTCTGGCATTGATAAAGCAAAAGCCATTGACTATATTTTAAAGAGCATTGTAAGATTTTGTTTTTTGTATTTTGCACATACAGAATATTAACCAAAATTAACTTAATTATTACTACTATACACTTAATTTTCTCATAAcataatatttcattaataattTCAGTCATATGATGGAGCAATGGGACAAGGACCTGGTCTTGAGTCACACGGAGGATCTACATATTGTGCTGTAGCCAGTCTATTCCTCATGAACGAGCTTCATAATGTTTTGACAAATGATCAATTAAATAGATTAAGAAGATGGTGTATTATGAGACAAGATCTTGGCTTTCATGGACGACCTGGAAAGTCATCCGATTCTTGTTACAGTTTCTGGTTGGGGGCAACGCTGCAACTACTTGATGCTTACAAATTTTCAGATCATGAAGAcaatagaaaatttctttttatttgtcaATGTGACAAGTTTGGTGGGTTTGCCAAAAATGCTTATTCTCAAGTTGATCCCTTGCATACATGCTTATGtacgtaaaaattaaaattaatatgtgcaacattttcgaagatgacaataatgtataacatatgtaCTTGATTTTTAGGTTTATGTGGTTTAAGCCTTCTAGGAGAAACTAATATATGCACACTACATGCTGCTCTTAACATTTCTGATAGAGCATATAAGAAGTTGTTAGATCTACACTtatgaaataattgaaacacTCTAATACCATATCATGCACACAGAGTAAAAGTAACAATATGGGGGAAAAAACAGTTTTGAATTTTGTTGTGAATACTGTTTGTACAGTTCTCACAAACTCCCTGTGCTGATTATGAGAACCATTATTCTAAAAACGTCAATTAACCAATCAGCATGGAAGCATTTAAGCGCCTAGCTTTACTGTGCTGTGGGAGAATTTCCATATAGGGCAAGAGTAACCGCACactaatttattcaaaatagaataacgttgttaataatttatgCATTTTGTTCAAACCATcaacaaaatattttgtaaatgtcaggattttaaataatatatttcactTTACTTTCAAAGTTAAACTACGCATAAAAGATCTTAAACAATCCTTAACACACTATCCAACTTCACAGTCCCAACATTAAAACATTGTTTCCTTCTACTTGTATTTTTAACAGATAACACATCTTCttgtaactttttactttcagtctGTTGCTGGAAGTTTTTCTGAAAAATATCTTCTAGGAAGCAGCTGCACATTTATGTCTATGGAATGATGTCTTGGcacttttttttactatttttcttaCTATTTTCAATTGTTCTGAATTTATATGGAATGTAATTATGGTATTAAAAATAGCTATATTTAGTCATTTActgaaaatttgtatataccattttattatcatttcgttttctagtAGGTACTACTCTAAGAAATAATTATCAgattaatattatattgtttGCATTACATTATGTAACTGATTTGAGCCTCTCTTTTTACTGATAATATTCATTTTTGGTTACCTCACTTTTTATGCATGAGAAGCGGATATTAGTGTGAtgtgttttctttttgttacaCCGCTTTAAGTCAGAAACAAAACTAGATAAGTAATTAGCTCTCCCTTTTTCAGTTTTTtatcttttacaatttttggaaCAACTTTTCAACTTATCAAAGTGTTTTCATGCAATTGATGTGCAATGATTTTAGTGGATGAACCAAAGCTGATGAATTATAAAAAGTATCCAGACAAAAGTTGTGTCTTTAAGGCAGCTGCTCAATAAGAGACATTGCAATGGCTAAAAACTTGTTCGTATCAGAAGAATGGTTAGCTATTTGAAACATATTTTTGTCTGCATAGATAATAAAAGACCACAGGTATCCAGTACttgattttcataatttataagATTTTATTTCAGACTTTGACATCTTCAATTGGATATACCAAATGAAAAAAAACTTTCTCTTTCACAGTGTCAATGTTTTCAAGAGTTTATGGTGGCCCTGGAAGGTTTTCAGATCTTCATTATTCTGAAAATGCAaaagtttcaaattattttgaacCAATTAGAATGTTAGAGCAACAAGTAGAAGTTGCTAATACTGAATTCTTAATAAAATAAGAACATAGTGTAAATTCTGAGTAATTCCCTAGAACACAAACAGTGCCAAAATAACACAGATTTCATCTGCAATGGCAGCTTTTcaattttgtactttcaaaaaAGTCCcttgttttgtattttttgttctgcataattatttgtttcatttACTACTAAATTTATCAGGTCATTTATGGAAAACATTTTAAACAGTTGTGTTTTCTCATACAAATGTAATGGCACTTGATGTATTAGGTGAATTTGTAATTCGAGCTTAAGCACCAGTTTTCTTTTCATTGTTACTTACCATTAAAACTATTACTTCATATACAGCAGTTTCAATAGAATCTTTAGAATAAACTGCCTTATCTTTAAAATAACTGAGATATTCTGAACGTTCAATATCCATACTTCTCTAATTCTCACTGTTATGTGATTTTTTTTGCTCGATAATATGATTGCAACTTGACTAAAGTGAAATATAACATAGATAAAGTTACCTGTAATTATGTGTAGGAAAACAAAAATAGTACTTATAAGCATAGATAGTGTCAGGTATTATTTGAAAGCCCGAATTTAAATCTAGATTCGAGTctgataaagaaagaaaaggaaaaatcggAACATGTATATAAAGTTCAAATATAATTATCTTATTTTCAAGGCAAGAAAATAACATTAAGAATTGATGTTTTCGAGATACATGACATACAATTTGATAATTGGTTCTTTCCTCTACCAGGCAAAGAAAATCAGATTATATTTGCTCTGTTAATTTTTgagaaatgaaaacaaaaacgaGAGTCGTTTGCACAATGACAAGGAGCAATCGAGACTTCGCTTCACGGAATATTTATGTTATGACGAGCGCTCATTACTTCACGCTGACCGGTTAACAATATAATTTTGAGACATGACTAAAGTTTTTTACTTCAATCAAGGTAGTTAAAAGTGTATGAAACACAAGTCAGAAATGAGAAGAAAAACAATAGCATAACACACAGTATTATGTCAACATATACAAGTTTAAAAACTTATAATAGAACAGAAAAAAGAACATACACACGAATtgttatgaaaaaaataaaaacaaaattatacatataatcgatataattttccattttatttttcaaattataaaaacaaaagaatTCAATATTATCTCGCATATAATTTTACTACCGTTGTGTTGAGAAGTCACATGGCCATGCTGATTTTTTTCATGCTTGCAACTGTAACGACCTTCACAAAGAATAAGCGCATACAAAGTATTCTACGTCAAACCGTACAAGATTAGATCCCATAGCtactatttctttttaaacaacCAGAATTTATTAGTAGTCTctaaaaattacatattttgcATACAATTTTAGCTTCTCAGATCGAATAGTTTGGTTGATATTAAGTTTTAAAAAATCGAGCAGAGTAAACTGACACATTATTTACTCAGTATTTACGTTATATTTCAAGATAGAAATGCTTTTTCAAACTGTGTGTAACACGCAGTGTACAACTTCAACAATtgcttaatataaataatgatattcaaaattaaaCTTTTGACTTCCTATTTTACATTGTTTCCATTCTTGACTCTGGCGTTTCAAAAAAATAGTATAATGTTCAAAACATTGAGGAAAACAATTGAGTTTACAATATCGCACGTTTTGTGATGTTGCATGTGCGTGCTAAAAACGACTATTGCGTACTCCTACCTAAACTGACATTACAAGTTGCGAATAATAGAATTTATGTTGTTTCCTTCATTTATctcaaatttatatatttgttattcGGTGTGACAAGTAAACCTTTAAATAATTGTAGCATACAAAACTCAATCATGTATAAATATCGCCATCTTAATTTCCCAAAACCAATCACTGTTATCTTTTGTCCGATTTTTTCGTAATTGATATCTACAAGGTTCTGGGTCATTAAGGTGGCGACATTAACATGACTAAATTTTGCGTGTTATAATTATTCAAGGAACAATTGAACAacaaatatatacattttaGAAGAGGAACCCATGTTGAActtattgttaaaaaattatctAACTTGAGATAAGAAAGCGCGGTAGTGTATAATTCTTAGTATGCATCGTCGTAAACTTAATTTCTTTTCCAGTTTTTTATAATTAGTTTTATCTTTTCGAAACGTTGATTTCACACAGCAAAGTTTAAATTTacacgattaatatttttttcaagtcAATCTAACAGAGGAAAAAACATCAAATTGGAAGTCAAATGTTTAAtttctaatattattatttgtagcaaaatattattaaagtcgTTTGTACACAGTTCGAAAGAGCATTTTCCCAACTTCAAAATgattattaatacaaaattcTTCAAATATGTGAATAGCGTATGTAAGTATTGAATACGAAATAGTCATGTGTTGACAGATTTcgcttgaattttttaaactgtACATTGAAATATCTTAGAAATCATTCCAGCCAGGCAATTAAAGTTTGACACAAATTAGTTTGTAGAGACTGTCAATAAATTCGgcctttttcgaaaaaaatctgTAACTACGATGTTCAATCGTATGCGACTTGACGTGGAATGACTCGTACTGTGAGGAAGGAAACTCCTTGACACTGCGAAGTTGCCCGAGCGTAGATGGCTCACACGCCCCACCTCGCGGGACGATGATTCCATGGTAACCGGGGTGGGTTCGCAGCCACAACAgacgacgttcgttcgttcgttcgaagagaTTGTGAGAAACTGGAGAGCGTGCCTATCGTTGCCGGTGCAATTCTTGTCTTTTTTTTCGCATACTTGTGAATTGTGTTAGTTACGTTCAGTTCGACAAAACGTGTTTTAAAGATTTGTTATATCGGTGAAATTTATTATGTACATAAACTGGAGACGAACGCAAAGAAAACAATAGAACAATATCTATCTTCTGGTCGTCGAAAAAGAGAAACTTCATCGTCGTGCGTTGGGGTCGCATTCGCGGTCCAGATCATCAGCAGAGGTTAGTGCGCgcctaaaatttaaattaattagatatggacgaaattcatttttcattgtTCGGAATAAAACTGCTTTGTAAAAATTCGAATACAACTAGAGACAAAAACATTTATCATCAAGTTGTCCGTGATCAATGAAAATTGGtttaatggaaaatttattcga
This window of the Ptiloglossa arizonensis isolate GNS036 chromosome 13, iyPtiAriz1_principal, whole genome shotgun sequence genome carries:
- the Zn72d gene encoding zinc-finger protein 72D isoform X2, with protein sequence MAQNNYFGFTHGGTQYGATSAAAYQTGQAGYAVTPAATAATYTQRPAAVTATGYETYQAAAAAAATGTTYAAANPGTAAQTYDYGYGRAAPAATYDATKTYYQQPAAAAATYTTTETHYQAAKPAYSTTSAYTGTARQATTTGQAKTYQASSTAYQQSNPTQSATYSSGYTAPATPAATPSTATNSWQGYGRKAFGAGGGGMKAMRPKQPPKPQQLHYCDVCKISCAGPQTYREHLEGQKHKKKEASQKVPQQPPARGAGNSLRCELCDVTCTGNDAYAAHIRGAKHQKVVKLHTKLGKPIPSADPTVLNPKPAAAAKTAGAKKPTVTATPKINFVASGNLGTVNQNQTAEAKTEETATEEAVEEAAVDEKDIQPVGQEYIEENKSEDGKIISFNCKLCECRFNDPNAKDMHMKGRRHRFAYKKKVNPDLVVDMKPSLKQRKMLEEKLRRQQMRDEYLRRREEINQLGPMGPMMDEEMMYWEERRRYEEECEYYEWYRRYGRGPGAPPMPRPFPGPPPMMMFPGPQRRPDSSDDKHVLAHHTTIYPKEQELLAVQKIVSDTEKALKFVSDTLAEAGKKTTPPTTNAAPTATSTPVQQQQPNTDAVKAKEEPDKKKSTTPQKEDGSDGNLFSFQKEKEDSRILRGVMRVGNLAKGLLLSGDNHVCLVVLCAEKPTRTLLNKVAEILPAQLKIVAPEDTYNVGKHPESAALTVSGGSVTVSVTLTSPLMRETPKPAAAADNAGQQQQGAAQPQATPAAPTVMKPDPPDVLPKAKCLEALAALRHAKWFQARATSLQSCVMVIRIMRDLCNRVPTWGPLNPWALELLTEKVISTAGGPLSPGEALRRLLECVAGGILLPGSPGLSDPCEKEPVDAIGNMTSQQREDITASAQHALRLVAFRQIHKVLGMEQLPPPKYKGRFARKRRRDNSNGEGTDSEASKKDKKAEEIKMETDSK
- the Zn72d gene encoding zinc-finger protein 72D isoform X1, which produces MAQNNYFGFTHGGTQYGATSAAAYQTGQAGYAVTPAATAATYTQRPAAVTATGYETYQAAAAAAATGTTYAAANPGTAAQTYDYGYGRAAPAATYDATKTYYQQPAAAAATYTTTETHYQAAKPAYSTTSAYTGTARQATTTGQAKTYQASSTAYQQSNPTQSATYSSGYTAPATPAATPSTATNKTASTTYSGYDAALYSAATMYVAQQSANSNSTNQKTGGWQGYGRKAFGAGGGGMKAMRPKQPPKPQQLHYCDVCKISCAGPQTYREHLEGQKHKKKEASQKVPQQPPARGAGNSLRCELCDVTCTGNDAYAAHIRGAKHQKVVKLHTKLGKPIPSADPTVLNPKPAAAAKTAGAKKPTVTATPKINFVASGNLGTVNQNQTAEAKTEETATEEAVEEAAVDEKDIQPVGQEYIEENKSEDGKIISFNCKLCECRFNDPNAKDMHMKGRRHRFAYKKKVNPDLVVDMKPSLKQRKMLEEKLRRQQMRDEYLRRREEINQLGPMGPMMDEEMMYWEERRRYEEECEYYEWYRRYGRGPGAPPMPRPFPGPPPMMMFPGPQRRPDSSDDKHVLAHHTTIYPKEQELLAVQKIVSDTEKALKFVSDTLAEAGKKTTPPTTNAAPTATSTPVQQQQPNTDAVKAKEEPDKKKSTTPQKEDGSDGNLFSFQKEKEDSRILRGVMRVGNLAKGLLLSGDNHVCLVVLCAEKPTRTLLNKVAEILPAQLKIVAPEDTYNVGKHPESAALTVSGGSVTVSVTLTSPLMRETPKPAAAADNAGQQQQGAAQPQATPAAPTVMKPDPPDVLPKAKCLEALAALRHAKWFQARATSLQSCVMVIRIMRDLCNRVPTWGPLNPWALELLTEKVISTAGGPLSPGEALRRLLECVAGGILLPGSPGLSDPCEKEPVDAIGNMTSQQREDITASAQHALRLVAFRQIHKVLGMEQLPPPKYKGRFARKRRRDNSNGEGTDSEASKKDKKAEEIKMETDSK
- the Betaggt-i gene encoding geranylgeranyl transferase type-1 subunit beta: MSAYVLPSEFSNRDHAKYLIKVLQILPSDFESYDSSRLTIAFFAILGLDLLNSLHDLSKETKLEAIEWIYRLQVTGAGPRSGFQPSTTIPKDIPEFQCGHLAMTYVGLATLLILEDDLVRVDKKSIIEGVQACQNPDGSFKALITGSESDMRFLYCACCISMILNDWSGIDKAKAIDYILKSISYDGAMGQGPGLESHGGSTYCAVASLFLMNELHNVLTNDQLNRLRRWCIMRQDLGFHGRPGKSSDSCYSFWLGATLQLLDAYKFSDHEDNRKFLFICQCDKFGGFAKNAYSQVDPLHTCLCLCGLSLLGETNICTLHAALNISDRAYKKLLDLHL
- the LOC143154105 gene encoding uncharacterized protein LOC143154105, whose translation is MESSSREVGRVSHLRSGNFAVSRSFLPHSTSHSTSSRIRLNIVVTVASMKKISMAM